A genome region from Lactobacillus sp. ESL0791 includes the following:
- a CDS encoding helix-hairpin-helix domain-containing protein, with amino-acid sequence MDFTKIKDFLLEKKNYLIIIAIVVGLFWWSKQGSSNRQVDTAKVTTEDSALVTAKKKEDIPNKPAASRTVTCDISGAVKHQGVYTLKNGARLDELIAAAGGTRKNVQLKAINRALILKDQDKIHIPYKGEKVTPAATVGTSGTAGSASTDASNTNSGEKINLNTASAADLQKLNGIGEKKAEKIIEYREKNGQFKKIEDLKQVSGIGDKTFATLKDHLEV; translated from the coding sequence ATGGATTTTACAAAAATCAAAGATTTTTTATTGGAAAAGAAAAATTATTTAATTATTATCGCAATCGTGGTTGGGCTTTTTTGGTGGTCAAAACAGGGTAGCAGTAATCGGCAAGTTGATACTGCTAAAGTAACTACGGAGGATTCGGCACTGGTAACCGCTAAAAAGAAGGAGGACATTCCTAATAAACCGGCTGCTTCCCGCACAGTTACTTGTGATATCTCCGGTGCGGTTAAGCATCAGGGTGTTTACACGCTTAAAAATGGTGCCCGTTTAGATGAATTAATTGCCGCAGCCGGGGGAACGCGGAAAAATGTCCAACTGAAGGCAATTAACCGGGCACTAATTCTTAAAGATCAGGATAAAATTCATATTCCGTATAAGGGTGAAAAAGTTACTCCTGCTGCCACTGTGGGTACTTCTGGTACAGCGGGATCGGCAAGTACAGATGCTTCTAACACAAACTCGGGTGAAAAAATAAATCTGAATACAGCATCGGCAGCGGATTTACAAAAATTAAATGGGATTGGCGAGAAAAAAGCGGAAAAAATAATTGAATACCGGGAAAAGAATGGTCAATTTAAAAAAATTGAAGATTTAAAGCAGGTTTCGGGAATTGGAGATAAAACCTTTGCAACGCTTAAAGACCACCTGGAAGTCTGA